The genomic segment atattttaaattttgtacctaaattcaaaatttttggTCTAGGTAGATTAAATGACACTAGGGTGACGATGGTGCAGAGGTGTagcttgtatacatttttttcctcacaaaaaattagtttaactaCCCACTGACTTTAGGTAGGTAACCcgactttaaatattaatttactcaaaaataattattgtattattgtggtttttaagatgttttctaaaactattaagcagtttaaaatgtgttattagttttataacttCTTTTCAATTTACGATAATTTAAAGTACTCCAAGATTCGAtgcaatataagttatataacactaaaaaaaaaacagtatttttacaataagtacctattatattcgatttacgattattcagttttttaataaaattttacttctaacttatatttaataataatagaaataataataataataataataaaataattattataattattattgtttattggtGTTATAAAACGTTAACCATTAcataaatttatagaaaaatttggTTATAACATCTCCTCGATAGCTCAAGGTTAAACTCGAGGAGAGAGTAGGTATCAAATTAGagcaaataaaatagttaattatatagttacaagGTAGGTACAAGGTAGGTACACCACGACAACTAAGCTTATGtggtacaaaatatatgtataagtataacataacaataataattaggttaCTTAAGAATTGTGTTACTCAGTTACCTACCGTGTTAGACGTTATAGTATGAtccttacaaataaaatattattgtaataaaacattatagttgtaatgtattgtatactttttaaatattttaaaactattgaatctatgaatgtaaaaattatgtttaacacaaatgtattgttttatattttaatttttaaacgagttATAAGGTACTTTAAGacgtacaaacaatttacaatttattttaaaatactcatagctcgcttaataattaaaatataataaaaagcccccgataataatcttacctttagattttataagaggtcaattcactccaattattaaactaacagggctacacgtgttctgctgagcgtagaatttgccatgttacgcacttgtaagacggagacaacatagcACAAACTGTTTTGCACGGGAACGAACCGTGAAAGCTACAGTCATACTTAACTAAGAGACTACATTTTCACTACATATAAAGGAAAACTTTGgctaaatcgtttttattattttcatatcacttgtacgaaaaaagttcttattgtttcaagatccattattgttttgtttttcaaactttaataacttttaggTTCTGGGTGGAACGatgagtgtattgattttacaatgatgtatgtgttttgttttttattttttatttgtgtctgtcatcacctttgaggacagtaaaagtgcttggatttatcttcaacagtatcttttctgataattTCTCAAAATCGactttagtttttggtgtaactttaaaataaatgaccgtagatacatacaattttcactggttgtttatattttcattttctatacgtcatgataaaattttcaaaatacatattatgatttgttttgatCTGTTTAGAGAccttttcagtttccaattttattagctttttttctatgaatgtcaataaaacattatttgttgagtgaaaatacttaaatttaatacaaggctcctactatattgttacattgacatttgaaaaatattaaaaatccttattcacagtttttttcataagcattttaagtttaaatattgacaaaatatggataaatcacgaaaattagcaaattattttgagttaaaaattcataaaaatttttctttttaaatctaagattttaaaatgtaatacaagattgcttataaaattatctacctttataaaaaaaaaatgtctttaagaaATCCAAATtaatgagtgtttgaaattcaaatttttacaacattggatattcatttgatttcgcatgtagcgattttcttattttgttgtaattcaaaaacgaataactgtagatacatgaaaatttcaaaatattttgtcttgttttgagctgtttaaagacaatttcatatttcaatttttttattttttttatgtgaatatcaataaagtttatctgttgagccaaaaagtgaaaaaaattaatacaaggctcctgatatattgttacaatagcggttgaaaaatattaaaaatacataggcaccatttttttttataagcattacataaatacaatttatttttatagtaattttaagttcaaatttagacgaaattacatattaaaaaacctagaataactattttaacataagcgccaaaatgagataagaaCAAAAAAGTTGTATCGTACAAAATCGCAAAATCCTAGATATCTAAGTGCCATGGTTAACAGACATTACATTtagaactacataatattatattttaacaatttattattagcaATTTTTATAAGATCGAAAAAATCAAccgatttattcaaattatatttatttgtaggtatgtatattatattttaataatatattaatcaactgatttattaaaattataaattacatattaatttggaattttcttCTAGCCTAAAGCACAATATAATAAGCAGAATATATACGTCCACCTTAGTATTTCTTACATATACAAACAGTAAATGActgtagacatttttaatttaccaaagTTGACAATttaagttttagaaaaaaaatttaatacattatagtattatagaatattatacatacttacttacaatttttattaaataattatgtaataaaaattgttataaaaatttaaaaaaaaggtctgggggggggatctatcccctcTTTATCATGTCCGATTTGACCGTCACTGGAGAGTATCTGAGTATGACAACAATCTGTCCACGTTCAGCGACAACAAATAACAGGCGTTGCAAATCAAGACCGATAACACGGTGATGAGGTTAACTATGGGATGGATAATAACGATGACTGACACTCTCAACGACGACTTGGAAAACAATTTGGAGATAAGTAATCAACAAAAAGTTCCCATAAAGCATTAGCGTAATAATTAGGGCTGGAATTTTAAAGCCCTAAGAAATCTCTAAAGTAATAAAGGGTATCTCTTCCCATGTGACGGTCAGACGCTTTTCACACAGAGAGGATGCGCAAGGCCAGTGCTTGCTTTAGAATGAAGCCACACCCCTGCACAGCCCTGATTACCAATCTATGCTGAATAGACTATAGGAGTACACAGTACAGTcaatttttcaagtattttaattatttattaggaaaacaatatatacataatcttaatataatatcatacaggtaagaataaaacaaaacttatttCTCATAGTTTAagttttaatacaagtattcaatttcaaagaaatcaatacaaatactatctacataaataaatacaacactttaaacaaaatatatcctatcttgatataatttgataaacatTAAACTTTATGTGGATAAATTACATTTGAGAggagtaataattttaatctttgaATGGCTGTGTTTTAGTTCCATTTGTTGAGGATCGTAATTTACGTTTAAAGTTGTttaaattatgagtattttcTCGATCACAGCGTTCAAGCTTTATACAAGGTACCTTATCaaacactatatttttttttgcacatttATCTAGCACTTTTTTATAGCAAGTTCCTAACTCTAATTTTAATGCTGGATTATTGATTAATGTTCCTATTtggatattattgtttaacacatTCGTagagtatgtaatattatggttatggtCATGTACATTTGGATTAGAAGTTTCATTTCCTTGAGAAATTGTTGAATCATATGTATGTTTGGTTTGgtttttcttaacattttgtGAGTATTGTTTGTGTTGAATAACACTAGAATTTGTCATCACATTTTTACATTCAGCATTCATAACATCCATAGATCGAAGAGTTCTTTGACAAACACTTTTTAAAGGTTTTATATATGCATAATGGGATTTGTTTTTGATTACTTTAggaagatttattataatattagatattgctCTATGTAAATatctgatatttttatttttactgtatttgataatatcagCTAATGAATTCCAATCGTCAATATCATTGCATATTGTATTCCATTTTCCTGGGCCAAAAACTCCCGACGGATAAGGTGCATATTGAATTTTTCCGTTTGTATActgtaaaacataaattaaataaattatattaattaatctaaaaatatagtttttttcagttattaattttgtaaattatttaaaagtgatataggcattataaattaaaaattatattataaagcccATTGTACTTACATACTCTACTGGTAAGTTAGTAGAGTTCTCATAGTCttctctatataatttattgcttcCAAAATACCAATACACTGATTTATTTAGGTCATAACCTAGTGGTGTTATGTTCAACATGTGgcgtatttttgtattattggagagtttattttgaatattcttCACATCAAGAATAAAATTGCAAAAGATGTAAAGAGCTTCAACTTTTTGTTTACGTGttaaatcatcaaaatatgttGCTGAATCTAGtggatatttaaaattgtaaatctgaaaaatgtatacaatacataattattatatcaataatcacTAAACTATTTATCTTTAgacagtaaaattgtatttgtatttaaaacaatatgcaTTACTAAAATAgtgtaatttactaatttaatatcaaaaaaggtgggcaagtgggtgtcgctctactgtacagtaggttacaagtgggtcacttgatacattttgtcaaaattcaaagtttataaaaaaaactgtgcttatgtttttttaatatttttcaactgctaacAATCAGAAGCATTGCATTAAGTTttcacactttttggcccaacaaataaaattgtattgtcatttataaaaaatatattaggagcattttattaaattgtcaagcttttttacccaacaaataacatttttattagtatttataggaaaaaaaaatgaaaatattgaaaattgaaaatgtcttcaaacagctcaaaaagagtcaaaatattttaaaaattctatggttatagaaaattaaagtacaaacattcagtgaaatttttaacttatgaggaatcttgaatcacattttaaaatcttaaatttaaaaagaaaattttttatgtttctaattcaaaataatttgcacaaaaaaaaaattgtgcctatataattttaatatttttcaactgatcttgtaacaatatattaggaccttctaatacaattttcaagcttttttacccaacaactaaaattttattgatattgataaaataaaaaactaaaaaaattgtaaactgaaaatgtccgtaaacagctcaaaataagtcaaattatttttcaaaagttatggtgtatagaaaatgctaatataaacattcagtcaaaattgcatgtaatagaatattagaaaaatagaaataaaataagcttataacaaaaataatatgttgtttgataaaaaaaaaaccacacacatacaaaatatgtttggaAATAGaacttaaatatacttaaaataaatatgcataccAATTCATTAAATTCCGGACCTAATATTCgtattttttgaaacaatttagaaattaaaaaaattattttaaaattaaaaacatattaattttagtttgaacttacaatacatttactCTGAAAAAGTTCTTTCATATTATTCCACCATTCATTTGTATTTTGATCAGAAGAAACACAAATTTGGGTAAATCGGATAGCCATATCAGTCAACAAATATGAATTCTCTTCAACTGCATTTTCAAAttcctgtaattttttttttttgttaaaaatactataataaagttttatataatagttacactcctattaaatattgattaattgcGTCAAGTTAAACAGTGTAACATTTtggataagtattttaaaatatatttggtaatgttcatgttttatttaatcatttttaacacATGTCtgtgaattaataaattttttttttattgaccgTAAAGCCAAGCCAACATtacttaaaaatcataatatttataaaaaatatggtttcacattaaatctttaaaatatagatatttgtaactaaataattataacaattgattttgttaatacgttttaaaaactttttttaaaaaaaaaactctaaaatataacaattactgTTTAACATCtagttaacaattattaaacatattatattttataatattatatttatataataaataaataaataaatttaatacctttaaataggtatttatatttttgtaaaatatttttaagctctACTGTTATATTTCCTTTCCACAGTTGAGTATAATTTACTGCTTTGTACTTACATTTATGTCTATTTGACTGATATCTTTAGTGATAAGGTTGAAAactttacaaaaatgtacaatactcGGTATCTCCCACCAAGTTTTAAtttctgaaatataaaaaatgtattattatcctatatattttactaatgcaTCATAATACACAAAACAACAAAATCACATTAGATTTAAAGAAATAAGTACAGCCTACAGATACCtagttagtttaaaatttacattaagcTTAAGGATCGTCacaaagaatttttattttttaaaagatcaGAACAAAAATGGAACAatacaattaacattaatatttaattattttttttgtaaatataactattttaaattgttacaatgtaaCCTAATTACATTGTAAcccaaatataatgatataatattatataatgtaggtac from the Acyrthosiphon pisum isolate AL4f chromosome X, pea_aphid_22Mar2018_4r6ur, whole genome shotgun sequence genome contains:
- the LOC100574715 gene encoding uncharacterized protein LOC100574715 isoform X3, with translation MYCPEFNELIYNFKYPLDSATYFDDLTRKQKVEALYIFCNFILDVKNIQNKLSNNTKIRHMLNITPLGYDLNKSVYWYFGSNKLYREDYENSTNLPVEYYTNGKIQYAPYPSGVFGPGKWNTICNDIDDWNSLADIIKYSKNKNIRYLHRAISNIIINLPKVIKNKSHYAYIKPLKSVCQRTLRSMDVMNAECKNVMTNSSVIQHKQYSQNVKKNQTKHTYDSTISQGNETSNPNVHDHNHNITYSTNVLNNNIQIGTLINNPALKLELGTCYKKVLDKCAKKNIVFDKVPCIKLERCDRENTHNLNNFKRKLRSSTNGTKTQPFKD
- the LOC100574715 gene encoding uncharacterized protein LOC100574715 isoform X1, giving the protein MDGEIKTWWEIPSIVHFCKVFNLITKDISQIDINEFENAVEENSYLLTDMAIRFTQICVSSDQNTNEWWNNMKELFQSKCIIYNFKYPLDSATYFDDLTRKQKVEALYIFCNFILDVKNIQNKLSNNTKIRHMLNITPLGYDLNKSVYWYFGSNKLYREDYENSTNLPVEYYTNGKIQYAPYPSGVFGPGKWNTICNDIDDWNSLADIIKYSKNKNIRYLHRAISNIIINLPKVIKNKSHYAYIKPLKSVCQRTLRSMDVMNAECKNVMTNSSVIQHKQYSQNVKKNQTKHTYDSTISQGNETSNPNVHDHNHNITYSTNVLNNNIQIGTLINNPALKLELGTCYKKVLDKCAKKNIVFDKVPCIKLERCDRENTHNLNNFKRKLRSSTNGTKTQPFKD
- the LOC100574715 gene encoding uncharacterized protein LOC100574715 isoform X2, coding for MAIRFTQICVSSDQNTNEWWNNMKELFQSKCIIYNFKYPLDSATYFDDLTRKQKVEALYIFCNFILDVKNIQNKLSNNTKIRHMLNITPLGYDLNKSVYWYFGSNKLYREDYENSTNLPVEYYTNGKIQYAPYPSGVFGPGKWNTICNDIDDWNSLADIIKYSKNKNIRYLHRAISNIIINLPKVIKNKSHYAYIKPLKSVCQRTLRSMDVMNAECKNVMTNSSVIQHKQYSQNVKKNQTKHTYDSTISQGNETSNPNVHDHNHNITYSTNVLNNNIQIGTLINNPALKLELGTCYKKVLDKCAKKNIVFDKVPCIKLERCDRENTHNLNNFKRKLRSSTNGTKTQPFKD